The following proteins are co-located in the Purpureocillium takamizusanense chromosome 10, complete sequence genome:
- the LAP3 gene encoding Bleomycin hydrolase (EggNog:ENOG503NVD9~MEROPS:MER0000727~COG:E) — MRRAGIAGPAGSPRACPSMRWPRCRPASYRTLRTGEMEAPSPAPLVGYVRDGDVRGAELTDCLCNDDDRLALAALSSANPKQVLAQLPAQIADQQVFNVKIPFEGGPITNQRSSGRCWLFASTNVFRVALMRRYRLDAFELSQAYLFYWDKLEKANWFLEQVIETAGEDLDGRLVQALLAGPVSDGGQWDMVYNLVDKYGLVPQALYPDAWSAKNSSVLNAAVVNKLREYALRLRAVVRGSDGSAPTPPALVGNLKITMMREIQKIMTLLLGPPPSPTSAFTWQYNDRDGKAHELTITPKDFAKNIASSDLRVTSSVIESMVSLVNDPRHDPLSPLTVSRLGNVVGGRGVSYINVDMDTLKDACVKMLKAGLPIFFGSDVGKFSDNATGIMDLDLIDYEVGIGSSLLGMNKAERLRTGESQMTHAMVLTAVHVDEQTGKPARWRVQNSWGPDAGDKGWFVMSDAWMDEFVYQAVVDPRFWQQGSQGRPEEGPHCAAIVGSHGRFGLVVGKRLLYISQG; from the coding sequence ATGAGAAGGgcgggcatcgcgggccCAGCAGGGAGCCCGAGGGCCTGCCCCTCGATGCGGTGGCCGCGCTGCCGTCCAGCATCTTATCGGACCCTAAGAACAGGTGAGATGgaggccccctcccccgcccctctGGTAGGGTATGTACGCGATGGTGATGTTAGAGGGGCTGAGCTGACGGACTGCCTatgcaacgacgacgacagactcgccctcgcggccctcaGCTCCGCCAACCCCAAGCAGGTGCTGGCGCAGCTCCCCGCGCAAATCGCCGACCAGCAAGTCTTCAACGTCAAGATCCCCTTCGAGGGCGGGCCCATCACCAACCAGCGCTCGAGCGGACGGTGCTGGCTCTTCGCGTCCACCAACGTCTTCCGCGTGGCGCTGATGCGGCGCtaccgcctcgacgccttcgAGCTCTCGCAGGCCTACCTCTTCTACTGGGACAAGCTCGAAAAGGCAAACTGGTTCCTCGAGCAGGTCAtcgagacggcgggcgaggacctcgacggccgcctcgtccaggccctgctcgccgggcCCGTCTCcgacggcggccagtggGACATGGTCTAcaacctcgtcgacaagtACGGCCTCGTGCCCCAGGCCCTGTACCCGGACGCCTGGAGCGCCAAGAACTCGTCCGtgctcaacgccgccgtcgtcaacaagctgcgcgagtatgcgctgcgcctgcgcgccgtcgtgAGGGGaagcgacggcagcgcgcccacgcccccggcgctcgtcggcaACCTCAAGATCACCATGATGCGCGAGATCCAAAAGATcatgacgctgctgctcggcccgccgcctaGCCCGACCAGTGCCTTTACGTGGCAGTACAACGACAGAGACGGCAAGGCACACGAGCTGACCATTACGCCCAAGGACTTTGCCAAGAACATCGCCAGCAGCGACCTGCGCGTCACCTCATCCGTCATCGAGAGCATGGTGTCACTCGTCAATGACCCTCGGCACGACCCACTGTCTCCCCTCACCGTGTCGCGCCTGGGCAACgtggtcggcggccggggcgtgAGCTACATCAACGTGGATATGGATACGCTCAAGGATGCGTGCGTCAAGATGCTCAAGGCCGGCCTGCCAATCTTCTTCGGCTCCGACGTAGGCAAGTTCAGCGACAACGCgacgggcatcatggacCTCGACCTGATCGACTACGAGGTCGGCATCGGGTCCTCCCTGCTCGGCATGAACAAGGCAGAGAGGCTGCGGACAGGCGAGAGCCAGATGACACACGCCATGGTCCTGACGGCGGTTCACGTAGACGAGCAGACGGGCAAGCCGGCGCGGTGGAGAGTGCAGAACAGCTGGGGCCCCGACGCGGGTGACAAGGGCTGGTTTGTCATGAGCGATGCCTGGATGGACGAGTTTGTCTATCAGGCTGTCGTCGACCCGCGCTTTTGGCAGCAAGGAAGTCAGGGACGTCCTGAAGAAGGACCCCATTGTGCTGCCATTGTGGGATCCCATGGGCGCTTTGGCTTAGTCGTTGGAAAGAGACTTTTGTACATAAGTCAAGGATGA
- a CDS encoding uncharacterized protein (EggNog:ENOG503NXMF~COG:K), producing the protein MKQRFSSLDVKVIAHELNQSLVSLRLANIYDLSSKILLLKFAKPDNKKQLVIDTGFRCHLTEFARTTAAAPSAFVARLRKVLKTRRLTSVAQVGTDRILEFQFSDGQYRLFLEFFASGNIILTDADLQILTIARNVSEGDGQEPQRVGLQYNLDNRQNYHGIPPMTKARVQEALESAVQKASADASSSKKLKGKPGGDLRKSLAVSITELPPVLVDHTLQSNDFDTAVKPVEVLANETLLDELVRLLSEARKTVEDITSAPVCTGFIFAKQREDASGGTTGGTGGEPTRESLLYEDFHPFVPQKLRNDPSIKILEYTGYNQTVDEFFSSLEGQKLESRLTEREATAKRKLEAARRDQEKRLEGLQEVQTMNFRKAAAIEANVERVQEAMDAVNGLLAQGMDWVDIGKLVEREKKKHNPVAEIIMLPLKLAENTITLKISEEEFEEEEEEDPFETDDSDSEDGDDDQASVKPKPNDKSLSVDINLTISPWGNARDYHEQRRSAASKEEKTQLQAARALKNTEQKINEDLKKGLKQEKALLQPIRKQMWFEKFIWFVSSDGYLVIGGKDASQNEMLYRRHLRKGDLYCHADLRGAPSVIIKNNPSTPDAPIPPATLSQAGSLSVCGSDAWDSKAGMGAWWVNADQVSKSAPTGEFLPSGSFMVRGKKNFLAPAQLVLGLGIMFKISEESKARHVKHRLYDGDSAIGSTVGDSDSRAGMQESVEGDDGSEGGDNEDTAAGAGDEDASDNESVNDGATGGGRDNPLQAFDGRRRDELDEVEDRVAELEVGDEGGQHDEGAEGEESSEDARDVPDESERATEVSEAPTVTATARSSQATGSATTKQAPPKRGQRGKAKKIANKYKDQDEEDRRVAEALIGATTGQKRADEEARAKAEREAELEAARERRRAQHQRKQRETAEHEEIRRVMMDEGVDVLEPEEAEKATSLDDLVGTPLAGDEILEAIPVCAPWPALGKCKYKVKMQPGATKKGKAVKEVLEKWKTASGKKGVVDESSRDSERMWPREVELLKALKPEEVINCVPVGKVRVMVSGGSSGGGGAKGKGGGGKGQGKGGRGGKGSKK; encoded by the exons ATGAAGCAGCGGTTCTCGTCCCTCGACGTCAAG GTCATTGCGCACGAGCTCAATCAGAGCTTGGTGTCGCTGCGGCTGGCCAACATATATGATCTCTCGTCCAAGATCTTGCTGCTCAAGTTCGCCAAGCCGGACAACAAGAAgcagctcgtcatcgacacCGGCTTCCGATGCCACCTGACCGAGTTCGCCCGGaccacagccgccgcgccgtccgcctTTGTTGCCCGGCTCAGAAAGGTCCTCAAGACGAGGAGGTTGACTTCTGTGGCGCAAGTCGGGACAGACAGGATCCTCGAGTTCCAGTTTAGCGACGGCCAGTACCGTCTGTTCCTGGAGTTCTTTGCT AGCGGCAACATTATTCTTACCGACGCCGACCTTCAAATCCTCACGATCGCGCGAAATGTATCagagggcgacggccaggaaCCCCAACGGGTTGGACTGCAGTACAACTTGGACAACCGACAAAACTACCATGGCATCCCGCCAATGACCAAGGCCAGGGTTCAAGAAGCCTTGGAGTCGGCGGTCCAAAAAGCCAGCGCAGACGCATCCTCTAGCAAGAAACTTAAGGGGAAACCCGGTGGCGATCTGAGAAAGAGCCTCGCTGTGTCGATCACCGAGCTCCCGcctgtcctcgtcgaccacaCGCTTCAATCCAACGATTTTGATACAGCGGTCAAGCCCGTAGAAGTGCTCGCAAACGAGACTCTTCTGGACGAACTCGTTCGCCTGTTGAGCGAGGCACGCAAGACTGTCGAAGACATTACCTCTGCTCCCGTCTGCACTGGCTTCATATTTGCCAAACAGAGAGAGGATGCATCCGGGGGCACCActggcggcaccggcggtgAGCCGACAAGGGAAAGTCTCCTTTACGAGGATTTCCATCCATTCGTCCCACAGAAACTTCGAAACGACCCTTCGATCAAGATACTGGAATACACGGGCTACAACCAGACGGTCGATGAGTTCTTCTCATCTCTTGAGGGCCAGAAATTGGAAAGTCGCTTGACTGAGAGAGAGGCGACGGCCAAGAGAAAGCTAGAAGCGGCTAGACGAGACCAAGAAAAGCGactcgagggcctgcaggaAGTACAAACCATGAACTTTCGCAAAGCTGCCGCCATCGAAGCAAACGTGGAGCGCGTGCAGGAGGCTATGGATGCTGTGAATGGTCTCCTAGCCCAGGGCATGGATTGGGTCGATATCGGCAAGCTGGTTGAgcgcgagaagaagaagcacaaTCCTGTGGCGGAAATCATCATGCTGCCCTTGAAACTCGCGGAGAACACCATCACGCTCAAGATATCCGAGGAAGAGttcgaagaagaggaggaggaagaccCGTTTGAAACTGATGACAGCGACTCagaagatggcgatgatgaccaAGCTTCGGTAAAGCCCAAACCCAACGACAAAAGCTTGTCCGTTGACATTAATCTCACCATAAGTCCCTGGGGAAATGCACGAGACTATCATGAGCAGCGCCGGTCTGCCGCCTCAAAGGAGGAGAAGACCCAGCTTCAGGCTGCTCGGGCGTTGAAAAACACGGAACAGAAGATCAACGAAGATCTGAAGAAGGGCCTGAAGCAGGAAAAGGCCCTGCTGCAACCCATCCGGAAACAGATGTGGTTCGAAAAGTTCATCTGGTTCGTCTCGTCCGACGGCTATCTGGTCATTGGGGGCAAGGACGCATCGCAAAACGAGATGCTCTACAGGCGACATCTGCGCAAGGGTGATTTGTATTGTCATGCAGATCTGAGGGGTGCGCCGAGCGTCATCATCAAGAACAACCCAAGCACGCCGGacgcccccatccccccaGCGACCTTGTCGCAAGCAGGATCGCTATCTGTCTGTGGCTCCGACGCCTGGGACTCAAAGGCGGGAATGGGAGCATGGTGGGTCAACGCAGATCAAGTGTCCAAGTCTGCTCCCACCGGAGAGTTCCTACCAAGTGGGAGCTTCATGGTCAGAGGCAAGAAGAACTTCTTGGCCCCCGCGCAGCTTGTGCTGGGCCTGGGTATCATGTTCAAGATCAGTGAGGAGAGCAAAGCGAGGCACGTCAAGCACCGGCTGTACGATGGCGATTCTGCCATTGGCAGTACCGTCGGCGACTCTGACTCCCGCGCAGGCATGCAGGAGTCAGTTGAGGGGGACGACGGGTCTGAGGGCGGTGATAATGAAGATACCGCTGCCGGGGCTGGTGATGAGGACGCGTCCGACAACGAGTCCGTGAATGATGGCGCTACCGGAGGTGGGCGAGACAACCCCCTGCAGGCCTtcgacggccgacggcgcgatGAACTGGATGAGGTGGAGGATCGGGTTGCAGAGCTCGAagtgggcgacgagggcgggcagcacgaTGAAGGCGCAGAGGGAGAAGAATCCAGCGAAGATGCAAGGGACGTCCCGGACGAGTCAGAGCGGGCGACGGAGGTTTCTGAGGCGCCAACGGTGACAGCTACTGCTCGGTCCTCGCAGGCGACCGGCTCGGCTACCACCAAGCAAGCCCCTCCAAAGCGCGGCCAGAGAGGCAAGGCAAAGAAGATTGCCAACAAGTACAAGGATCAAGATGAGGAGGATCGTCGAGTTGCCGAGGCTCTTATTGGTGCCACCACTGGACAGaagcgcgccgacgaggaagcgagagccaaggccgagcgcgaggccgagctggaggccgCCCGAGAGCGTCGGCGGGCACAGCATCAACGCAAGCAAAGGGAAACGGCCGAGCACGAGGAGATACGCCGAGTCATGATGGACGaaggcgtcgacgtgctggAGCCGGAGGAAGCCGAGAAGGCAACGTCACTAGATGACCTCGTCGGGACTCCactggcgggcgacgagatcCTCGAAGCGATACCCGTGTGCGCCCCGTGGCCCGCCCTCGGCAAATGCAAGTACAAAGTCAAGATGCAACCGGGCGCAacgaagaagggcaaggccgTGAAGGAGGTGCTTGAGAAGTGGAAGACGGCCTCGGGCAAGAAGGGTGTGGTCGACGAGTCGTCGAGGGACTCGGAGAGGATGTGGCCCCGCGAGGTGGAGCTTCTCAAGGCACTGAAGCCAGAGGAGGTGATTAACTGCGTGCCCGTGGGCAAGGTGAGGGTCATGGTGTCTGGTGGGAGTagcggaggcggaggcgccaagggcaagggcggggGTGGGAAGGGCCAGGGCAAAGGGGGTCGCGGCGGAAAGGGGTCGAAGAAGTGA
- a CDS encoding uncharacterized protein (COG:J~EggNog:ENOG503NTW0) — MLLRQLIADSRAQRRQWALCQLDRNARSGSWSDGGVAAMRPTRTEYSDTHIEIDTHRHPYASPIDVAEREYRERYRPQYSTTVDAPARPQYTAESVKVNEHTVDGATARPSYTENVKITEETVEPSRFNLASQKSNMGYYDEDGHYHSFRHGIHKLADKIVHPGGHHHHHHDHVDVDIRETGTGPRPRPGDSAESYLPNTVTIPCHHIRLGDFLMLQGRPCQVIRISTSPATGQYRYLGVDLFTKQLHEESSFISNPAPSVVVQTMLGPVFKQYRVLDMQDGRVVAMTETGDVKQGLAVIDQSNLWSRLNNAFESGRGSVRVLVLNDSGRELAVDMKVIHGSRL, encoded by the exons ATGCTGCTCCGCCAGCTAATTGCGGATTCGAGagcgcagcggcgacaaTGGGCTTTGTGCCAGCTCGACAGGAATGCTCGAAGCGGGAGCTGGTCTGAcgggggcgtggcggccatgag ACCTACACGCACCGAGTATTCCGACACTCACATTGAGATTGATACTCACCGCCACCCATACGCAAGCCCCATCGACGTCGCTGAGCGTGAATACCGAGAGCGTTACCGCCCCCAGTATTCCACCACCGTAGAcgcccctgcccgccctcaGTACACCGCCGAGAGCGTCAAGGTCAACGAGCACACCGTCGACGGAGCCACTGCCCGCCCTTCCTACACGGAAAACGTCAAGATCACCGAGGAGACCGTTGAGCCTTCCCGCTTCAACCTCGCCAGCCAAAAGTCCAACATGGGTTActacgacgaggacg GCCACTACCACTCCTTCCGCCACGGGATTCACAAGCTGGCCGACAAGATTGTGCACCccggcggccaccaccaccaccaccatgaccaTGTCGACGTGGACATTCGCGAGACGGGGACGggcccccgtccccgtcccgGCGACTCTGCCGAGTCGTACCTGCCGAACACGGTCACTATCCCATGCCACCACATCCGGCTGGGCGACTTCCTGATGCTGCAGGGCCGGCCGTGCCAGGTGATCCGcatctcgacgtcgccggcgacgggccagTACCGCTACCTGGGCGTGGACCTGTTCACCAAGCAGCTGCACGAGGAGTCATCCTTCATCTCCAACCCAGCGCCCAGCGTCGTGGTGCAGACGATGCTCGGCCCCGTGTTCAAGCAGTACCGCGTCCTGGACATGCaggacggccgcgtcgtggcaatgacggagacgggcgaCGTCAAGCAGGGTCTGGCCGTCATCGACCAGTCCAACCTGTGGTCGCGCCTGAACAACGCGTTTGAGTCgggccgcggcagcgtccGCGTGCTGGTCCTCAACGACtcgggccgcgagctcgccgtcgacatgaAGGTCATCCACGGCTCTCGCCTGTGA